The following are encoded in a window of Phycisphaerae bacterium genomic DNA:
- a CDS encoding Gfo/Idh/MocA family oxidoreductase gives MQEPLRTVLAGCGGMSETWLAIARTLPDVKIVGLVDLRQDAARRRAQEAGLSQVAIGSDLKSVLAQTSAEVLFDCTTPEAHFPNAMLALEHGCHVLSEKPMADSMAHARRMVEAATKAEKLYAVVQNYRYKPGPRRLERFLRSGRIGNLTTVNADFYIGAHFGGFRDQMEHVLLLDMAIHTFDAARFMIGADPVSVYCREWNPSGSWYRHGSSAVAIFEFDNGVVFTYRGSWCAEGLNTTWESEWRFVGQNGSARWDGAEGLHAQRGIPNSGFLSKQEAVEIPAVDGAGKTLGHESIIREFVTSLRRHTTPETVGTDNIKSLAMVFGAIESAQAGQVVRIQF, from the coding sequence ATGCAAGAACCGCTTCGAACCGTTCTGGCCGGCTGCGGCGGGATGAGCGAGACCTGGCTGGCGATCGCCCGCACGCTTCCCGACGTCAAGATCGTGGGACTGGTTGACCTTCGCCAGGACGCGGCTCGGCGCCGGGCGCAGGAGGCCGGGTTATCGCAGGTTGCGATCGGCAGCGATCTGAAGTCGGTGTTGGCGCAGACGTCGGCCGAGGTGCTCTTCGACTGCACGACCCCGGAGGCCCATTTCCCCAACGCGATGCTTGCCCTCGAACACGGCTGTCACGTGCTGAGCGAGAAGCCGATGGCGGATTCCATGGCGCATGCCCGTCGGATGGTCGAGGCGGCGACGAAGGCCGAAAAGCTCTACGCCGTCGTCCAGAACTACCGGTACAAGCCCGGTCCCCGTCGGCTGGAGCGGTTTCTTCGCTCGGGCCGGATCGGGAATCTGACCACGGTGAACGCCGACTTCTACATCGGAGCCCACTTCGGAGGGTTCCGCGACCAGATGGAGCACGTGTTGCTGCTCGACATGGCGATCCACACTTTTGACGCCGCTCGGTTCATGATCGGCGCCGATCCGGTTTCGGTCTACTGCCGGGAATGGAATCCCTCCGGTTCGTGGTATCGGCACGGATCGTCCGCCGTGGCCATCTTCGAATTCGACAACGGCGTCGTCTTCACCTATCGCGGCAGTTGGTGCGCCGAGGGCCTCAACACCACCTGGGAGAGCGAATGGCGGTTCGTCGGCCAGAATGGCAGCGCCCGCTGGGACGGGGCGGAAGGCCTGCACGCCCAACGGGGGATTCCGAACAGCGGATTCCTGTCGAAGCAGGAGGCCGTCGAAATCCCCGCGGTCGATGGTGCGGGCAAAACCCTCGGCCACGAGAGCATCATCAGGGAGTTCGTCACATCCCTGCGGCGGCACACGACGCCGGAAACGGTCGGTACGGACAACATCAAGAGTTTGGCCATGGTATTCGGCGCGATCGAAAGCGCCCAAGCCGGCCAGGTTGTACGCATTCAATTCTAA